In Nymphaea colorata isolate Beijing-Zhang1983 chromosome 5, ASM883128v2, whole genome shotgun sequence, one genomic interval encodes:
- the LOC116254972 gene encoding uncharacterized protein LOC116254972: protein MANGYGWTMWKSRMGSAFRTGWACVMVGFAIEYYKARLHRPMDFQPFAYLTATLIVGEACLEEAVQGAVLALYGTLQGACPALLSLWLLGPSSLSASTVTLVVAISGFLVWLPKSTHILTKRVALGQIVIVYVAAFTHREEHINASLFPLHAALSTGVGTAASVLALLLPVPRLACLKIQEKIRLIGEISCNMLKLLASAYSAESVSTAHAPLSQLKVLADARAHILGTLRQKQANIGWEKPLVNCLVPNYGALLKSFFSLERPIKGMEIALESCPSFLIAGPMGEKGLKDLLTVMAERIGQSVAAIMASASKDSSQVYDNGTEPVEISFEALEDVAPTSSRDFPPFFYLFCMKNLYEAMVLTQKQKEKTSKESKNGTHMPKDKGGWSLKIDAESLLMAVKCSMSLGLSLLFGILFTKDNGYWGGLVVAVSLASQREPTFKMANIRAQGTVLGSVYGVLGCFLAQRFQFLRYIALIPWVVFTSFIRQSEMYGYAGGLTAFIGAVIILGRRDYGSPSQFAIERITETFVGILCCILVELIFLPKRASTLAREKLLVTLKETGDCMTPLGCTNKPCLSLSEMKETWTRLRTHLTELKNLIEEGKAEPGFWFLPFPHASYTRAFNSLSIVVELSETLFETIHSLPQVSCKHMLSHSETYKAISEDLEEFRNCIGSHFVCFQEVLQVKSLKGLTEEYHKKKKEEVDLESGGMLVVGGERMDKIVESFVGHVGEALARADESMKEMRVQMVLGLGAMGFCMASIMKESKKIECAIQEILQRENPMAHVNLWEIHHMVMEVRPS, encoded by the exons ATGGCTAATGGGTATGGGTGGACCATGTGGAAGTCGCGGATGGGCTCGGCCTTCCGGACCGGCTGGGCTTGCGTCATGGTAGGCTTCGCCATCGAGTACTACAAAGCGCGGCTCCACAGGCCCATGGACTTCCAGCCCTTTGCCTACTTGACGGCCACCCTCATCGTCGGCGAGGCTTGCCTGGAGGAGGCCGTGCAGGGCGCGGTGCTGGCCCTGTATGGCACCCTCCAGGGCGCCTGCCCGGCCTTGCTGAGCCTGTGGCTCTTGGGGCCGTCCAGCCTTTCCGCCTCTACCGTCACGTTAGTGGTCGCGATTAGTGGCTTTCTCGTCTGGCTCCCAAAGTCTACGCATATTTTGACTAAGAGGGTGGCACTTGGGCAGATTGTCATCGTGTACGTTGCTGCTTTTACGCACAGGGAGGAGCACATAAACGCTAGTTTGTTTCCTCTACATGCAGCACTGAGCACGGGTGTGGGCACTGCTGCATCCGTTTTGGCATTGCTCTTGCCTGTGCCAAGGCTAGCCTGCCTCAAG ATTCAGGAAAAGATTCGGCTGATAGGAGAAATCTCGTGCAACATGCTCAAACTGCTGGCAAGTGCGTACTCTGCTGAAAGTGTCTCTACAGCACATGCCCCACTCTCCCAACTTAAAGTACTTGCAGATGCTAGAGCTCATATTCTCGGCACTTTGAGACAGAAACAG GCAAATATTGGATGGGAGAAGCCTCTTGTCAATTGCTTGGTACCCAATTATGGAGCCCTTTTGAAGAGCTTTTTCTCACTTGAGAGACCCATTAAAGGAATGGAGATTGCATTGGAATCTTGCCCTTCATTCCTCATAGCAGGACCAATGGGAGAAAAAGGCCTAAAAGATCTGTTAACTGTCATGGCAGAAAGAATTGGGCAATCAGTAGCAGCAATTATGGCCTCAGCATCTAAAGATTCAAGCCAAGTGTATGACAATGGCACTGAGCCTGTGGAGATAAGCTTTGAAGCACTAGAAGACGTGGCTCCAACTTCTTCAAGGGATTTTCCCCCTTTCTTCTATCTCTTCTGCATGAAAAACCTCTATGAGGCCATGGTGTTAACTcagaagcaaaaggaaaagactTCGAAGGAGTCCAAAAACGGGACTCACATGCCAAAAGACAAAGGCGGTTGGTCTCTAAAGATTGATGCAGAAAGCCTTTTAATGGCTGTGAAGTGCTCAATGTCTCTAGGACTCTCTCTACTTTTTGGAATTCTCTTCACTAAGGACAATGGGTATTGGGGAGGGCTAGTTGTTGCAGTCTCCCTTGCATCACAAAGAGAACCGACATTCAAGATGGCCAATATCAGGGCACAGGGCACAGTTTTGGGCTCTGTTTATGGGGTTCTCGGTTGCTTTCTTGCTCAGAGATTCCAGTTCTTGAGGTATATAGCATTGATACCATGGGTGGTGTTCACCAGTTTCATAAGGCAGAGTGAGATGTATGGCTATGCAGGAGGCTTGACTGCATTTATTGGAGCAGTCATAATTCTGGGCAGAAGAGACTATGGTTCACCTTCTCAATTCGCCATTGAGAGAATTACAGAGACATTTGTCGGTATCCTTTGCTGCATCCTTGTCGAGCTCATATTCCTTCCCAAGAGGGCTTCAACTCTAGCAAGAGAGAAACTTTTGGTGACATTAAAAGAGACTGGTGATTGTATGACTCCCCTTGGTTGCACCAACAAACCATGCTTGAGTCTTTCAGAGATGAAAGAAACATGGACTAGACTGAGAACCCATTTGACTGAACTCAAGAACTTGATTGAGGAAGGCAAAGCTGAGCCAGGCTTTTGGTTTCTACCATTCCCTCATGCTAGCTATACCCGTGCTTTCAACTCATTGTCCATCGTGGTTGAGTTGTCAGAGACTCTATTTGAGACCATTCACTCTCTTCCTCAAGTATCCTGCAAACATATGCTGTCCCACAGTGAAACCTACAAGGCCATTAGTGAAGACCTTGAAGAATTCAGAAACTGCAttggttcacattttgtttgcTTCCAAGAGGTCCTTCAAGTCAAGTCATTGAAAGGGCTGACTGAAGAGTaccataagaagaaaaaggaagaagttgACCTTGAGTCAGGTGGGATGCTGGTGGTAGGTGGGGAGAGGATGGACAAGATTGTTGAATCATTTGTTGGGCATGTAGGAGAAGCACTTGCTCGTGCTGATGAGAGCATGAAGGAGATGAGGGTCCAAATGGTTTTGGGCCTTGGAGCGATGGGGTTTTGCATGGCAAGCATTATGAAGGAATCCAAGAAAATTGAGTGTGCAATACAGGAAATCCTTCAAAGGGAGAACCCTATGGCTCACGTGAATTTGTGGGAGATCCATCACATGGTGATGGAAGTAAGACCATCCTAA
- the LOC116253913 gene encoding uncharacterized protein LOC116253913 isoform X2 — MGMHGSCGSRGWRRPSGPAGLVSWEKHQDASVYPLHAALSTAVGAAASVLALLTPVPRLACLKIGEKIRLIGEISSSMLKLLAGAYSAESMSSANASLFQVRMLGDTRAHLITTVRNIQANIGWEKPLVRCLVPKYKALTEKFFSLERPIKGMEIALSSCSSFPVSRHMGDKGIIDLLSVMAERISHSLQTIVNTAPKDSSQVHVDETRPLEISFEALEAVTPTSSSDLPPFFFIFCMKNLYESVISPLQGEEKTTKMTKSGEATKKSKGAWSLKIDAESLLMAVKCSISLGLSVLFGILFTKDNGYWGGLAVAVSIATQRESTFKMANVRAQGTVLGSVYGVLGCFLTQRFEFLRYVALIPWVIFTSFLRQSEMYGYAGGVTALIGAVVILGRRNYGSPSQFAIERITETFVGILCCIFVEFIFLPRRASTLAREKLMETLAEIADTMPSLGSNTKPCLSLAEMKDAGTRLRTNLSELKNLMEEAKAEPDFWFVSFPDASYSQIWGSLSTVVELLDFLLDAIDSLPQVSCTHALSHSEIYKAINEDLEEFKNCIDSYLVCFQEVLQIKSLKELNDEYHKRNEGVADLEAGGVQTVDGEMMDKIVESLVRHIGEALAHVEEKKEMRGQMVVSLGAMGFCMSNIMKETKKIELGIQEILQRNNPLAHVNLWEIHHMVMHVSPC; from the exons ATGGGTATGCATGGATCATGTGGAAGTCGCGGATGGCGTCGGCCTTCCGGACCGGCTGGGCTTGTGTCATG GGAGAAGCACCAGGATGCTAGCGTCTACCCTCTGCATGCTGCATTAAGCACAGCTGTTGGAGCTGCTGCATCCGTTCTGGCGTTGCTTACGCCGGTGCCTAGGCTGGCCTGCCTCAAG ATTGGGGAAAAGATTCGATTAATTGGAGAAATCTCCTCTAGCATGCTAAAGTTGCTGGCCGGTGCGTACTCGGCTGAAAGCATGTCTTCCGCAAACGCCTCTCTTTTCCAAGTGAGAATGCTCGGAGATACTAGAGCTCATCTTATCACCACCGTGAGGAATATACAG GCAAATATCGGATGGGAGAAGCCTCTTGTTCGTTGCTTGGTACCCAAATATAAAGCCCTCACAGAGAAATTTTTCTCGCTTGAGAGACCCATAAAAGGAATGGAAATTGCACTCAGCTCTTGCTCCTCATTCCCTGTGAGCAGACACATGGGGGATAAAGGGATCATAGATCTTCTAAGTGTCATGGCAGAAAGGATTAGTCACTCATTACAAACAATTGTAAACACAGCACCGAAAGATTCAAGCCAAGTGCATGTTGATGAAACACGACCTCTAGAGATAAGCTTTGAAGCATTAGAGGCAGTGACACCGACATCTTCCAGTGACTTGCcgcctttcttcttcatcttctgcaTGAAAAATCTCTATGAGAGCGTAATATCTCCGCTACAAGGAGAGGAGAAAACCACAAAGATGACCAAAAGTGGGGAAGCCACGAAGAAAAGCAAAGGTGCCTGGTCTCTGAAGATTGATGCAGAGAGTCTGTTAATGGCTGTAAAATGTTCAATATCTCTGGGACTCTCTGTTCTTTTTGGAATTCTTTTCACCAAGGATAATGGATATTGGGGGGGACTAGCTGTTGCTGTCTCCATTGCAACACAGAGAGAATCCACCTTCAAGATGGCCAATGTGAGGGCACAGGGCACGGTTTTGGGCTCTGTTTATGGAGTTTTGGGATGCTTTCTCACACAGAGGTTTGAGTTTTTAAGGTACGTAGCATTGATACCATGGGTGATCTTCACTAGCTTCTTAAGGCAGAGCGAGATGTACGGATATGCAGGAGGCGTGACCGCACTTATTGGAGCAGTGGTAATTCTGGGAAGAAGAAATTATGGTTCACCTTCTCAATTTGCCATTGAGAGAATAACAGAGACTTTTGTTGGTATTCTTTGCTGCATCTTTGTTGAGTTCATATTCCTTCCCAGGAGGGCTTCAACTCTAGCAAGGGAGAAGCTCATGGAGACACTAGCAGAGATTGCTGACACCATGCCTTCCCTTGGATCCAACACCAAACCATGCTTAAGCCTTGCTGAGATGAAAGACGCAGGAACTAGATTGAGGACAAACTTGTCTGAACTCAAGAATTTGATGGAAGAAGCAAAGGCTGAACCTGATTTTTGGTTTGTTTCCTTTCCTGATGCCAGCTACAGCCAGATCTGGGGATCACTGTCCACTGTGGTTGAGCTTCTGGACTTCTTACTTGATGCAATTGACTCTCTTCCTCAAGTGTCATGCACACATGCTCTGTCCCACAGCGAGATCTACAAGGCCATAAATGAAGACCTTGAAGAATTCAAGAACTGCATTGATTCGTACTTGGTTTGCTTCCAAGAAGTGCTTCAAATCAAGTCTTTGAAAGAGTTGAATGATGAGTACCACAAAAGGAATGAGGGGGTGGCTGACCTTGAGGCAGGTGGAGTGCAGACTGTTGATGGGGAGATGATGGACAAGATTGTTGAATCACTTGTTAGGCATATAGGTGAAGCACTGGCACATgttgaagaaaagaaggagatgAGGGGCCAAATGGTTGTGTCTCTTGGTGCCATGGGGTTCTGTATGTCTAACATCATGAAGGAAACCAAGAAAATTGAGTTGGGAATTCAGGAAATCCTCCAAAGGAACAACCCTCTGGCTCACGTGAATCTATGGGAGATTCATCACATGGTGATGCATGTAAGTCCATGCTAG
- the LOC116253913 gene encoding uncharacterized protein LOC116253913 isoform X1 has protein sequence MANGYAWIMWKSRMASAFRTGWACVMVGFAIEYYKVRLNKRMDFQPFAYLTATLIVGEACLGEAVQGMVLALYGTLQGACTAWLSLWLMGPSSFSAWTIMLVVTVSGFLVSLPKSTHIVTKRVALGQIVIVYVAAFMHREKHQDASVYPLHAALSTAVGAAASVLALLTPVPRLACLKIGEKIRLIGEISSSMLKLLAGAYSAESMSSANASLFQVRMLGDTRAHLITTVRNIQANIGWEKPLVRCLVPKYKALTEKFFSLERPIKGMEIALSSCSSFPVSRHMGDKGIIDLLSVMAERISHSLQTIVNTAPKDSSQVHVDETRPLEISFEALEAVTPTSSSDLPPFFFIFCMKNLYESVISPLQGEEKTTKMTKSGEATKKSKGAWSLKIDAESLLMAVKCSISLGLSVLFGILFTKDNGYWGGLAVAVSIATQRESTFKMANVRAQGTVLGSVYGVLGCFLTQRFEFLRYVALIPWVIFTSFLRQSEMYGYAGGVTALIGAVVILGRRNYGSPSQFAIERITETFVGILCCIFVEFIFLPRRASTLAREKLMETLAEIADTMPSLGSNTKPCLSLAEMKDAGTRLRTNLSELKNLMEEAKAEPDFWFVSFPDASYSQIWGSLSTVVELLDFLLDAIDSLPQVSCTHALSHSEIYKAINEDLEEFKNCIDSYLVCFQEVLQIKSLKELNDEYHKRNEGVADLEAGGVQTVDGEMMDKIVESLVRHIGEALAHVEEKKEMRGQMVVSLGAMGFCMSNIMKETKKIELGIQEILQRNNPLAHVNLWEIHHMVMHVSPC, from the exons ATGGCAAATGGGTATGCATGGATCATGTGGAAGTCGCGGATGGCGTCGGCCTTCCGGACCGGCTGGGCTTGTGTCATGGTAGGCTTTGCAATTGAGTACTACAAAGTGCGGCTCAACAAGCGGATGGACTTCCAGCCATTTGCTTACTTGACGGCTACGCTCATTGTTGGCGAGGCTTGCCTGGGCGAGGCCGTGCAGGGCATGGTGCTGGCCCTTTATGGCACGCTCCAAGGCGCCTGCACGGCCTGGTTGAGCTTGTGGCTCATGGGGCCGTCAAGCTTCTCGGCTTGGACCATCATGCTAGTGGTCACAGTTAGTGGCTTCCTGGTCTCACTCCCCAAGTCCACGCACATTGTGACTAAGAGGGTGGCACTTGGGCAGATAGTTATTGTGTATGTTGCTGCTTTTATGCACAGGGAGAAGCACCAGGATGCTAGCGTCTACCCTCTGCATGCTGCATTAAGCACAGCTGTTGGAGCTGCTGCATCCGTTCTGGCGTTGCTTACGCCGGTGCCTAGGCTGGCCTGCCTCAAG ATTGGGGAAAAGATTCGATTAATTGGAGAAATCTCCTCTAGCATGCTAAAGTTGCTGGCCGGTGCGTACTCGGCTGAAAGCATGTCTTCCGCAAACGCCTCTCTTTTCCAAGTGAGAATGCTCGGAGATACTAGAGCTCATCTTATCACCACCGTGAGGAATATACAG GCAAATATCGGATGGGAGAAGCCTCTTGTTCGTTGCTTGGTACCCAAATATAAAGCCCTCACAGAGAAATTTTTCTCGCTTGAGAGACCCATAAAAGGAATGGAAATTGCACTCAGCTCTTGCTCCTCATTCCCTGTGAGCAGACACATGGGGGATAAAGGGATCATAGATCTTCTAAGTGTCATGGCAGAAAGGATTAGTCACTCATTACAAACAATTGTAAACACAGCACCGAAAGATTCAAGCCAAGTGCATGTTGATGAAACACGACCTCTAGAGATAAGCTTTGAAGCATTAGAGGCAGTGACACCGACATCTTCCAGTGACTTGCcgcctttcttcttcatcttctgcaTGAAAAATCTCTATGAGAGCGTAATATCTCCGCTACAAGGAGAGGAGAAAACCACAAAGATGACCAAAAGTGGGGAAGCCACGAAGAAAAGCAAAGGTGCCTGGTCTCTGAAGATTGATGCAGAGAGTCTGTTAATGGCTGTAAAATGTTCAATATCTCTGGGACTCTCTGTTCTTTTTGGAATTCTTTTCACCAAGGATAATGGATATTGGGGGGGACTAGCTGTTGCTGTCTCCATTGCAACACAGAGAGAATCCACCTTCAAGATGGCCAATGTGAGGGCACAGGGCACGGTTTTGGGCTCTGTTTATGGAGTTTTGGGATGCTTTCTCACACAGAGGTTTGAGTTTTTAAGGTACGTAGCATTGATACCATGGGTGATCTTCACTAGCTTCTTAAGGCAGAGCGAGATGTACGGATATGCAGGAGGCGTGACCGCACTTATTGGAGCAGTGGTAATTCTGGGAAGAAGAAATTATGGTTCACCTTCTCAATTTGCCATTGAGAGAATAACAGAGACTTTTGTTGGTATTCTTTGCTGCATCTTTGTTGAGTTCATATTCCTTCCCAGGAGGGCTTCAACTCTAGCAAGGGAGAAGCTCATGGAGACACTAGCAGAGATTGCTGACACCATGCCTTCCCTTGGATCCAACACCAAACCATGCTTAAGCCTTGCTGAGATGAAAGACGCAGGAACTAGATTGAGGACAAACTTGTCTGAACTCAAGAATTTGATGGAAGAAGCAAAGGCTGAACCTGATTTTTGGTTTGTTTCCTTTCCTGATGCCAGCTACAGCCAGATCTGGGGATCACTGTCCACTGTGGTTGAGCTTCTGGACTTCTTACTTGATGCAATTGACTCTCTTCCTCAAGTGTCATGCACACATGCTCTGTCCCACAGCGAGATCTACAAGGCCATAAATGAAGACCTTGAAGAATTCAAGAACTGCATTGATTCGTACTTGGTTTGCTTCCAAGAAGTGCTTCAAATCAAGTCTTTGAAAGAGTTGAATGATGAGTACCACAAAAGGAATGAGGGGGTGGCTGACCTTGAGGCAGGTGGAGTGCAGACTGTTGATGGGGAGATGATGGACAAGATTGTTGAATCACTTGTTAGGCATATAGGTGAAGCACTGGCACATgttgaagaaaagaaggagatgAGGGGCCAAATGGTTGTGTCTCTTGGTGCCATGGGGTTCTGTATGTCTAACATCATGAAGGAAACCAAGAAAATTGAGTTGGGAATTCAGGAAATCCTCCAAAGGAACAACCCTCTGGCTCACGTGAATCTATGGGAGATTCATCACATGGTGATGCATGTAAGTCCATGCTAG